From one Rubrobacter xylanophilus genomic stretch:
- the rplF gene encoding 50S ribosomal protein L6, with product MSRIGRAPVEVPGGVSVEISARSVKVRGPKGELTVPVGRGVSVREEDGKLFVERSSDAPQHRAMHGLTRSLLNNAVVGVTEGFAKTLQISGVGYRAQLQGQNVVLQVGYSHPVTVEPREGIQLEVPNPTTIVVRGIDKQQVGQMAAEIRRVRPPEPYKGKGIRYEGEQIRRKVGKAG from the coding sequence ATGTCGCGTATCGGAAGGGCGCCGGTCGAGGTCCCGGGCGGGGTGAGCGTGGAGATCTCGGCCCGCAGCGTGAAGGTGCGGGGGCCGAAGGGCGAGCTGACCGTGCCGGTGGGCCGGGGGGTCAGCGTGCGGGAGGAGGATGGGAAGCTCTTCGTGGAGCGGTCCTCCGACGCCCCCCAGCACCGGGCGATGCACGGCCTCACCCGCTCTCTCTTGAACAACGCGGTCGTCGGGGTGACCGAGGGCTTCGCGAAGACGCTGCAGATCTCGGGCGTGGGTTACAGGGCCCAGCTGCAGGGACAGAACGTGGTGCTGCAGGTGGGCTACTCGCACCCGGTCACCGTCGAGCCGCGCGAGGGGATCCAGCTGGAGGTTCCCAACCCCACCACCATCGTGGTGCGCGGCATAGACAAGCAGCAGGTCGGCCAGATGGCGGCGGAGATCCGTCGGGTGCGGCCGCCCGAGCCGTACAAGGGCAAGGGCATCCGCTACGAGGGCGAGCAGATCCGGCGCAAGGTCGGCAAGGCCGGTTAG
- the rpsH gene encoding 30S ribosomal protein S8, translating into MAVNDPIADMLTRIRNAVMARHERVEIPHSKMKVEIARILKEEGYVRDYAVRGSGPQQRIVIELKYGPDGERAITGLRRMSRPGRRVYRKQKDIPRVLDGLGVAILSTSQGILTDHEARRKGVGGEVLCFVY; encoded by the coding sequence ATGGCGGTTAACGATCCTATAGCGGACATGCTGACCCGCATCCGCAACGCGGTGATGGCCCGGCACGAGCGGGTGGAGATCCCACACTCCAAGATGAAGGTGGAGATCGCCCGCATCCTCAAGGAGGAGGGCTACGTCAGGGACTACGCCGTGCGCGGGAGCGGGCCGCAGCAGAGGATAGTCATCGAGCTGAAGTACGGACCCGACGGCGAGAGGGCGATCACCGGGCTGAGGCGTATGAGCCGCCCGGGCCGGCGGGTGTACCGCAAGCAGAAGGACATCCCGCGGGTGCTCGACGGGCTCGGGGTCGCGATCCTCTCGACCTCGCAGGGGATACTCACCGACCACGAGGCCCGGCGCAAGGGCGTGGGTGGCGAGGTCCTCTGCTTCGTCTACTAG
- a CDS encoding type Z 30S ribosomal protein S14, with the protein MPRKALIAKQQKKQKYRTREYNRCQRCGRARAYYRKFGLCRICLRELAHEGKIPGVKKASW; encoded by the coding sequence ATGCCTAGAAAAGCGCTCATCGCAAAGCAGCAGAAAAAGCAGAAGTACCGGACGCGGGAGTACAACCGCTGCCAGCGGTGCGGGCGGGCGCGCGCCTACTACCGCAAGTTCGGGCTGTGTCGCATCTGCCTGCGCGAGCTGGCGCACGAGGGGAAGATTCCTGGCGTAAAGAAAGCGAGTTGGTAG
- the rplE gene encoding 50S ribosomal protein L5 yields MARLKDKYRQEVAPALKERFGIDNPMRIPTLEKIVVNMGVGEAAQDSRKLDGAMEDLARITGQKPQVRRARKSVAGFKIREGMPVGARVTLRGERMWEFLDRLISVALPRVRDFRGVSPNSFDGRGNYALGVREQLIFPEISYDSVDSVRGMDIAIVTTAETDEEARELLRLLGMPFRSN; encoded by the coding sequence ATGGCTAGGTTGAAGGACAAGTACAGGCAGGAGGTCGCCCCGGCTCTCAAGGAGAGGTTCGGGATAGACAACCCGATGCGCATCCCCACCCTGGAGAAGATCGTGGTCAACATGGGCGTCGGGGAGGCGGCGCAGGACAGCCGCAAGCTCGACGGGGCGATGGAGGATCTGGCCCGGATCACGGGCCAGAAGCCGCAGGTCCGGCGGGCGCGTAAGAGCGTCGCCGGGTTCAAGATCCGGGAGGGCATGCCTGTTGGGGCGCGGGTCACGCTGCGCGGTGAGAGGATGTGGGAGTTTCTGGACCGCCTCATCTCCGTGGCGTTGCCGCGGGTGAGGGACTTCCGGGGGGTGAGCCCGAACTCCTTCGACGGGCGTGGCAACTACGCGCTCGGGGTGAGGGAGCAGCTGATCTTCCCGGAGATCTCTTACGACTCGGTGGACTCCGTGCGGGGGATGGACATCGCCATCGTGACCACTGCGGAGACCGATGAGGAGGCCCGGGAGCTGCTGCGGCTTCTGGGGATGCCCTTCCGGAGCAACTGA
- the rplX gene encoding 50S ribosomal protein L24, whose amino-acid sequence MAAKIKRGDTVVVISGREKGKRGEVERVLPRENRVVVKGVNTRTRHARPSQQNPDGLYRFDAPIHISNVMLVDPNTGEPTRVGYRFTESGQKVRVAKRSGKDIDG is encoded by the coding sequence GTGGCTGCGAAGATAAAGCGCGGTGACACCGTCGTGGTGATCTCCGGCAGGGAGAAGGGCAAGCGGGGCGAGGTCGAACGGGTGCTCCCCCGGGAGAACCGGGTGGTGGTGAAGGGGGTGAACACCCGCACCCGCCACGCCCGCCCCAGCCAGCAGAACCCGGACGGGCTCTACCGCTTCGACGCGCCCATACACATCTCCAACGTCATGCTGGTGGACCCGAACACCGGGGAGCCCACCCGGGTGGGCTACAGGTTCACGGAGTCGGGCCAGAAGGTTCGGGTGGCCAAGCGTTCCGGGAAGGACATCGATGGCTAG
- the rplN gene encoding 50S ribosomal protein L14 codes for MIQQETRLKVADNSGARSLLCIRVLGGSKRRSAGIGDVIVASVKEATPGGAVKKGDVVRAVVVRTKKETRRDDGSYIRFGENAGVLINSDGSPRGTRIFGPVARELREKGYTRIISLAPEVL; via the coding sequence ATGATCCAGCAGGAGACGAGGTTAAAGGTCGCGGACAACTCCGGAGCCCGCAGCCTCCTCTGCATCCGGGTGCTCGGCGGCAGCAAGCGCCGCAGCGCCGGGATAGGGGACGTCATCGTGGCCTCGGTCAAGGAGGCCACGCCGGGGGGCGCGGTCAAGAAGGGCGACGTGGTGCGGGCCGTGGTGGTGCGGACCAAGAAGGAGACCCGCCGGGACGACGGCTCGTACATCCGGTTCGGGGAGAACGCCGGGGTGCTCATAAACAGCGACGGCTCCCCGCGTGGGACCCGCATCTTCGGGCCGGTCGCCCGCGAGCTCCGGGAGAAAGGCTACACCAGGATCATCTCGCTGGCACCGGAGGTGTTGTAG
- the rpsQ gene encoding 30S ribosomal protein S17: MQKDTGRGRRKERVGLVVSDAADKTVTVSVETLKEHPMYKKRIRRSKKFLVHDERNEARVGDTVRIIETRPLSRRKRWRLASIISRAE; the protein is encoded by the coding sequence ATCCAGAAGGATACCGGACGCGGCAGGCGGAAGGAGCGCGTCGGCCTCGTCGTCTCCGATGCGGCCGACAAGACCGTCACCGTCTCGGTGGAGACGCTCAAGGAGCACCCGATGTACAAGAAGCGCATCCGGCGCTCCAAGAAGTTCCTGGTGCACGACGAGCGCAACGAGGCCCGCGTGGGGGACACCGTGAGGATCATAGAGACCCGGCCGCTGTCCAGGCGCAAGCGGTGGCGGCTGGCGAGCATCATATCGAGGGCTGAATGA
- the rpmC gene encoding 50S ribosomal protein L29 → MKTRELRELDVEEIERRLAETRRELFNLRFQHATGQLENTGQLREVRRNIARLLTVLNQKRQESSR, encoded by the coding sequence CTGAAGACCCGCGAGCTCCGGGAGCTGGACGTGGAGGAGATAGAGCGCAGGCTCGCCGAGACGCGGCGCGAGCTGTTCAACCTCCGCTTCCAGCACGCCACCGGACAGCTCGAGAACACCGGACAGCTCAGGGAGGTGCGCAGGAACATCGCGCGGCTCCTTACGGTTCTGAACCAGAAGAGGCAGGAGAGTAGCAGGTGA
- the rplP gene encoding 50S ribosomal protein L16, protein MLVPRKLKWRKPQRGRMKGRAKGGTEVQFGEYGLQALEPAWITNRQIEAARIAMTRKIRRGGKVWINIFPHKPVTKKPAETRMGSGKGSPEEYVAVVKPGRVMFEMSGVGEELAREAMRLAAQKLPIKTRFLVRGGGG, encoded by the coding sequence ATGCTGGTACCCAGGAAGCTCAAGTGGCGCAAGCCCCAGCGGGGGCGGATGAAGGGGCGGGCCAAGGGCGGCACGGAGGTGCAGTTCGGCGAGTACGGGCTGCAGGCGCTGGAGCCGGCCTGGATCACCAACCGGCAGATAGAGGCCGCCCGTATCGCCATGACCCGCAAGATCCGGCGCGGGGGGAAGGTGTGGATCAACATCTTCCCGCACAAGCCGGTGACCAAGAAGCCCGCCGAAACCCGGATGGGCAGCGGGAAGGGCAGCCCCGAGGAGTACGTGGCGGTGGTCAAGCCCGGGCGGGTCATGTTCGAGATGAGCGGGGTCGGCGAGGAGCTGGCCCGCGAGGCCATGCGGCTCGCCGCGCAGAAGCTGCCCATAAAGACCCGCTTTCTGGTGCGGGGAGGTGGTGGCTGA
- the rpsC gene encoding 30S ribosomal protein S3, translated as MGQKVHPEGFRLGVRRRGEKVDFKSQWYSERDFAELLGEDLRIREHIEKKLARAGIAEIEIKKAAEQGEVVVDIHTARPGIVIGKGGSEVDALRRDLERLTSKKVQVNVREVSRPELNAKLVAESIAEQLEGRAAFRRTMKRALTSAMRSGAVGARIQCSGRLGGIEMSRSETVSEGKVPLHTLDADIDYGFKEANTQMGQIGVKVWINHGIHTDEER; from the coding sequence ATGGGGCAGAAGGTACACCCGGAGGGCTTCAGGCTCGGCGTCAGGCGCAGGGGCGAGAAGGTAGATTTCAAGAGCCAGTGGTACTCGGAGAGGGACTTCGCCGAGCTTCTGGGCGAGGATCTCAGGATCCGGGAGCACATAGAGAAGAAGCTCGCCCGGGCCGGGATAGCCGAGATCGAGATAAAGAAGGCGGCCGAACAGGGCGAGGTGGTGGTGGACATCCACACCGCCCGTCCGGGCATCGTCATCGGGAAGGGCGGCAGCGAGGTGGACGCTCTGCGGCGGGATCTGGAGCGGCTCACCAGCAAGAAGGTGCAGGTCAACGTGCGGGAGGTCTCGCGGCCCGAGCTCAACGCCAAGCTGGTCGCCGAGTCCATCGCCGAGCAGCTCGAGGGGCGGGCGGCCTTCCGCCGGACGATGAAGCGGGCGCTCACCAGCGCCATGCGCAGCGGGGCCGTGGGCGCCAGGATCCAGTGCTCTGGCAGGCTCGGCGGGATCGAGATGAGCCGTTCGGAGACCGTCTCCGAGGGCAAGGTACCGCTGCACACCCTCGATGCCGACATAGATTACGGGTTCAAGGAGGCCAACACCCAGATGGGCCAGATCGGGGTGAAGGTCTGGATCAACCACGGCATCCACACCGACGAGGAGAGGTAG
- the rplV gene encoding 50S ribosomal protein L22: MRAVAKYVRISPRKARLVADQIRGKSYPEAASILRFTNKRAARILGDVLKSAAANAENNHDADPELLFVEEVRVDEGPTIKRYRPRALGRATMIRKRTSHITLRLGAPEGVAVGGAVDTPGSEEEEE; the protein is encoded by the coding sequence ATGAGGGCAGTGGCGAAATACGTCAGGATCTCCCCGCGCAAGGCGCGCCTCGTCGCCGACCAGATCCGGGGCAAGAGCTACCCGGAGGCCGCCTCCATCCTGCGGTTCACCAACAAGCGGGCGGCCAGAATCCTCGGCGACGTGCTCAAGAGCGCGGCGGCCAACGCGGAGAACAACCACGACGCCGACCCGGAGCTGCTCTTCGTCGAGGAGGTCCGGGTGGACGAGGGGCCGACCATCAAGCGCTACCGTCCCCGGGCGCTGGGCCGGGCGACGATGATCCGCAAGCGCACCAGCCACATCACCCTCCGGCTCGGCGCCCCGGAGGGCGTCGCCGTCGGCGGTGCGGTGGACACGCCCGGAAGCGAGGAGGAAGAGGAGTAG
- the rpsS gene encoding 30S ribosomal protein S19, whose translation MTRSSKKEPFVEEKLMRRILEMNEKNEKRMIKTWSRASVIYPEMVGHTIAVHDGRKHVPVYITESMVGHRLGEFAPTRTFRSHKKDDRTARRR comes from the coding sequence GTGACGCGTTCCTCGAAGAAGGAGCCGTTCGTCGAGGAGAAGCTCATGCGGCGCATCCTCGAGATGAACGAGAAGAACGAGAAGCGGATGATCAAGACCTGGAGCCGGGCCAGCGTGATATACCCAGAGATGGTGGGCCACACCATCGCGGTGCACGACGGGCGCAAGCACGTGCCGGTCTACATCACCGAGAGCATGGTGGGCCACCGGCTCGGGGAGTTCGCGCCGACCCGCACCTTCAGGTCGCACAAGAAGGACGACCGCACCGCGAGGAGGCGCTAG
- the rplB gene encoding 50S ribosomal protein L2, whose product MPARRYKPTSPGRRNSSVLTRDSVTREKPEKSLLAKLHKTGGRNVHGRITTRHKGGGHKRRYRIIDFKRNKDGVPATVAAIEYDPNRSANIALLHYHDGEKRYILAPRNLTVGSVVMSGPEAEVDVGNALPLANIPVGTTVHAVELEPGKGAQLARSAGTSAQIIAREGNLVTLRLPSGERRRVRAECRATVGVVGNQSHQNVRWGKAGRKRHLGIRPTVRGTVMNPVDHPHGGGEGKSTPGRAPVTPWGKITQGKPTRKKRKRSDAMIVARRKKGRRR is encoded by the coding sequence ATGCCAGCGAGACGCTACAAGCCCACCAGCCCCGGCCGCAGGAACTCCTCGGTCCTGACCCGCGACTCGGTCACCAGGGAGAAGCCCGAGAAGAGCCTGCTGGCCAAGCTGCACAAGACCGGCGGGCGCAACGTGCACGGCAGGATCACCACCCGCCACAAGGGCGGGGGGCACAAGCGGCGCTACCGGATCATAGACTTCAAGCGCAACAAGGACGGGGTTCCGGCGACCGTGGCGGCCATAGAGTACGACCCGAACCGCTCGGCCAACATCGCCCTCCTGCACTACCACGACGGCGAGAAGCGCTACATCCTGGCGCCGCGCAACCTGACCGTCGGCTCGGTGGTGATGAGCGGGCCCGAGGCCGAGGTGGACGTGGGGAACGCGCTGCCGCTGGCCAACATCCCGGTGGGCACCACGGTGCACGCCGTGGAGCTGGAGCCGGGGAAGGGGGCGCAGCTGGCCCGCAGCGCCGGGACCAGCGCCCAGATCATCGCCCGCGAGGGGAACCTCGTCACGCTGCGGCTGCCCTCTGGCGAGCGGCGGCGGGTGAGGGCCGAGTGCCGGGCGACCGTGGGGGTGGTCGGCAACCAGTCGCATCAGAACGTGCGCTGGGGCAAGGCCGGCAGGAAGCGGCACCTGGGCATCAGGCCCACGGTGCGCGGCACGGTCATGAACCCGGTGGACCACCCGCACGGCGGCGGCGAGGGCAAGAGCACGCCGGGTCGGGCGCCGGTGACGCCGTGGGGGAAGATCACCCAGGGCAAGCCCACCCGCAAGAAGCGCAAGCGCTCCGACGCCATGATCGTCGCCCGCCGGAAGAAGGGAAGGAGGCGCTAG
- the rplW gene encoding 50S ribosomal protein L23 has protein sequence MDPHQIIIRPVISEKSYNLIENEGQYTFEVDRRANKNQIKKAVEEAFDVKVKKVNTVNVKSKPKRQGFTRGRTSTWKKAVVKLAEGDRIELFEGV, from the coding sequence ATGGACCCGCATCAGATCATAATCCGGCCGGTCATCTCGGAGAAGAGCTACAACCTCATAGAGAACGAGGGGCAGTACACCTTCGAGGTCGACCGGCGGGCGAACAAGAACCAGATCAAGAAGGCCGTCGAGGAGGCCTTCGACGTGAAGGTGAAGAAGGTGAACACGGTGAACGTCAAGAGCAAGCCCAAGCGCCAGGGCTTCACCCGCGGCCGCACCTCGACCTGGAAGAAGGCCGTGGTGAAGCTGGCCGAGGGCGACAGGATCGAGCTGTTCGAGGGGGTCTAG
- the rplD gene encoding 50S ribosomal protein L4: MAQAQVFDARTGRRSEMELKGPRFETEPKEHVIHRAVVAELEARRRWTASTRGRSEVAGSGAKLYRQKGTGRARAGDIKSPIRYGGGTWGGPKPKGPRYGKKINRKEARAAFDGALSAKAAEGMLYVLDALDFERPSTKRAKELLGQMGVEGPVLLVLTREEREAALSFRNLPEVTVVEPFGYGVYELLRAREVVFSRAAYGRLTAGREEG, from the coding sequence ATGGCTCAGGCACAGGTCTTCGACGCCCGCACCGGCCGGAGGTCCGAGATGGAGCTCAAAGGGCCCCGGTTCGAGACGGAGCCCAAGGAGCACGTCATACACCGGGCCGTGGTCGCCGAGCTTGAGGCCCGCCGGCGCTGGACCGCCTCCACCCGGGGGCGCAGCGAGGTGGCCGGCTCGGGGGCCAAGCTCTACCGGCAGAAGGGGACGGGCCGGGCCCGGGCGGGGGACATAAAGTCCCCGATCCGCTACGGCGGCGGCACCTGGGGCGGTCCGAAGCCCAAGGGGCCCCGCTACGGGAAGAAAATAAACCGCAAGGAGGCGCGGGCGGCCTTCGACGGGGCGCTCTCGGCCAAGGCCGCCGAGGGCATGCTCTACGTGCTCGACGCCCTGGACTTCGAGCGGCCCTCCACCAAGCGGGCCAAGGAGCTGCTCGGGCAGATGGGGGTCGAGGGACCGGTGCTGCTGGTCCTCACCCGCGAGGAGCGCGAGGCCGCGCTCTCCTTCAGGAACCTGCCCGAGGTCACGGTGGTGGAGCCGTTCGGCTACGGGGTCTACGAGCTGCTGCGGGCCCGGGAGGTCGTCTTCTCGCGCGCGGCCTACGGCAGGCTCACCGCTGGCCGGGAGGAGGGCTGA
- the rplC gene encoding 50S ribosomal protein L3, with protein sequence MATAVFARKKYMTQAFQDDGTVVGVTVLEVEPNVITAVRTPERDGYEAVQVGFGAVKSGRVNRPHAGIFAKLDTPPRRYLRELRGVSGEVGQTIGADAFEPGDRVHVSARSKGRGFQGTVKRHGFGRGPVTHGSHNIRQPGSVGASADPSRIFKGQRMPGHMGDRSVTVRNLEVVRVDAERNELWVRGGVPGGRNAIVKVRKAGE encoded by the coding sequence ATGGCAACGGCAGTATTCGCGCGGAAAAAGTACATGACGCAGGCCTTCCAGGACGACGGGACGGTGGTCGGCGTCACGGTGCTCGAGGTTGAGCCGAACGTCATCACCGCCGTAAGGACGCCCGAGAGGGACGGCTACGAGGCGGTGCAGGTCGGCTTCGGTGCCGTGAAGTCCGGCCGGGTGAACCGCCCGCACGCCGGGATCTTCGCCAAGCTGGACACCCCGCCCCGCCGCTACCTGCGGGAGCTGCGCGGGGTGAGCGGGGAGGTCGGCCAGACCATCGGGGCCGACGCCTTCGAGCCGGGCGACCGGGTGCACGTGAGCGCCCGGTCCAAGGGACGCGGCTTCCAGGGCACCGTCAAGCGCCACGGCTTCGGGCGGGGGCCTGTCACCCACGGCTCCCACAACATCCGGCAGCCCGGTTCCGTGGGGGCCTCGGCGGACCCGTCCAGGATCTTCAAGGGGCAGCGGATGCCGGGGCATATGGGCGACCGCTCCGTCACCGTACGCAACCTGGAGGTCGTGCGCGTTGACGCGGAGAGGAACGAGCTCTGGGTGCGCGGTGGCGTGCCCGGCGGCAGGAACGCCATCGTGAAGGTCCGGAAGGCGGGTGAGTAG
- the rpsJ gene encoding 30S ribosomal protein S10, producing MAVSKIRIKLKAYDHEVIDKTARSIVETAERTGAFVFGPVPLPTKRSRYTVIRGPFKDKDSREHFQLNTHKRLIDIQQPTPRTVDSLQRLDLPAGVNIEIKAT from the coding sequence ATGGCCGTATCGAAGATAAGGATCAAGCTCAAGGCCTACGATCACGAGGTCATAGACAAGACGGCCAGGTCGATCGTGGAGACGGCGGAGCGGACCGGGGCCTTCGTCTTCGGCCCCGTTCCGCTCCCCACCAAGCGCAGCCGTTACACGGTCATCCGGGGACCCTTCAAGGACAAGGACTCCCGGGAGCACTTCCAGCTCAACACGCACAAGCGGCTGATAGACATCCAGCAGCCCACGCCGCGGACGGTCGACTCGCTGCAGCGGCTGGACCTGCCGGCGGGGGTGAACATCGAGATAAAGGCTACGTAG
- the tuf gene encoding elongation factor Tu has product MAKGVFERTKPHINVGTIGHVDHGKTTLTAAITKVLAKHVPDDPANKEVAFEQIDNAPEERQRGITIATSHQEYATERRHYAHVDCPGHADYVKNMITGAAQMDGAILVVSAADGPMPQTREHILLARQVGVPYIVVYLNKADMVDDPELLELVEMEVRELLSEYEFPGDEVPVVVGSALKALEGDEGELGEQSILKLLEALDEYIPEPKRDVDKPFLLAVEDVFSIQGRGTVATGRVEQGKLHLNEEVEIVGIRPTRKTVVTGIEMFNKSMQEAQAGDNIGVLLRGIKRDEIERGQVLAAPGTITPHTRFKAEVYVLSKEEGGRHTPFFSHYRPQFYFRTTDVTGEIFLEEGVEMVMPGDNTVMEVQLISPIAMDEGLNFAIREGGRTVGAGVVTQIIE; this is encoded by the coding sequence ATGGCCAAAGGGGTATTTGAGAGGACCAAGCCGCACATAAACGTGGGGACCATAGGGCACGTGGACCACGGCAAGACGACCTTGACGGCGGCGATAACGAAGGTTTTGGCCAAGCACGTGCCGGATGATCCGGCCAACAAGGAGGTGGCCTTCGAGCAGATAGACAACGCCCCTGAGGAGCGGCAGCGGGGGATCACGATAGCGACCAGCCACCAGGAGTACGCCACCGAGAGGCGCCACTACGCGCACGTGGACTGCCCGGGTCATGCGGACTACGTGAAGAACATGATCACGGGGGCTGCGCAGATGGACGGGGCGATACTGGTGGTCTCTGCTGCGGATGGGCCGATGCCGCAGACGCGGGAGCACATACTTCTTGCGCGGCAGGTAGGGGTTCCCTACATCGTTGTGTATCTCAACAAGGCGGACATGGTGGACGATCCGGAGCTTTTGGAGCTTGTTGAGATGGAGGTGAGGGAACTTCTCTCGGAGTACGAGTTTCCTGGGGATGAGGTACCGGTTGTAGTTGGATCGGCGCTGAAGGCGCTGGAGGGTGACGAAGGGGAGCTTGGGGAGCAGTCGATCCTCAAGCTGCTTGAGGCGCTTGACGAGTACATCCCTGAGCCCAAGCGGGATGTAGACAAGCCGTTTCTGCTGGCGGTTGAGGATGTGTTCAGCATCCAGGGCCGGGGTACGGTAGCGACGGGCAGAGTTGAGCAGGGCAAGCTGCACCTCAACGAAGAGGTGGAGATAGTAGGGATAAGGCCGACGCGCAAGACGGTTGTCACCGGCATAGAGATGTTCAACAAGAGCATGCAGGAGGCGCAGGCTGGTGACAACATAGGAGTTTTGCTGAGGGGGATAAAGCGGGATGAGATAGAGCGGGGGCAGGTATTGGCTGCTCCTGGGACGATCACCCCTCACACGCGGTTCAAGGCTGAGGTGTATGTACTCAGCAAGGAGGAGGGTGGCCGGCACACGCCGTTTTTCAGCCACTACCGGCCGCAGTTCTACTTCAGGACGACCGATGTCACTGGGGAGATCTTCCTTGAGGAGGGAGTGGAGATGGTGATGCCTGGTGACAACACGGTCATGGAGGTGCAGTTGATCTCTCCGATAGCGATGGACGAGGGGCTCAACTTCGCCATAAGGGAGGGTGGCCGGACGGTCGGCGCCGGTGTCGTCACCCAGATAATAGAGTAG